TCTGTAGAACCATCAAATGGTGGTAATCTAGACACAAAGGTAGAGGCTGTGAGGGAGAGTTCGCCCACTTCAGTATTTGTGAACTCAGAACCAATTCGGGAAGAGCAAGTACAAAATGCAATGAAGTTTCTCTCCCATCCAAAAGTTAGGGGGTCCCCTGTCATGTATAGAAGGTCGTTTCTTGAGAGGAAGGGTCTCACAAAGAAGAGATTGATGAAGCCTTTCGGCGTGTTCCTGTAAATATAAACTATCTCCAACTCAAGTGAACAATCGGTACTATGCTCTTAGCTCTCTGTACAGTTGAAATTCTCACcgttttatttttataggataCAATGCCGGATGCGTCAACAACGCAGCCAGCTGTCTCTAGTCAA
The window above is part of the Salvia splendens isolate huo1 unplaced genomic scaffold, SspV2 ctg280, whole genome shotgun sequence genome. Proteins encoded here:
- the LOC121789576 gene encoding peroxisomal membrane protein PEX14-like, which encodes MATPPSDSPPSSEPGKPPNPVSVEPSNGGNLDTKVEAVRESSPTSVFVNSEPIREEQVQNAMKFLSHPKVRGSPVMYRRSFLERKGLTKKRLMKPFGVFLIQCRMRQQRSQLSLVK